The following are from one region of the Stanieria sp. NIES-3757 genome:
- a CDS encoding hypothetical protein (protein of unknown function DUF1257) — protein sequence MSHFSNIKTKIRNLTSLKAALDDLGIDWKSGPSQVRGYQGQALNADVVVEQNNNYDIGFSWNGSEYELVADLQYWQQPLTVDGFLRQVSQRYAYHTVVNEASKQGFEISEQQKQEDGSIRLVVQRWSA from the coding sequence ATGTCACATTTCAGCAATATCAAAACTAAAATTCGGAATCTAACTTCTCTTAAAGCAGCTTTAGATGATTTAGGAATAGATTGGAAATCTGGTCCTAGTCAAGTTAGGGGTTATCAGGGTCAAGCTTTAAATGCTGATGTAGTAGTAGAACAAAATAATAACTACGATATCGGTTTTAGTTGGAATGGTAGCGAATACGAACTAGTTGCTGACCTACAATATTGGCAGCAACCCTTAACTGTAGATGGTTTCCTCAGACAAGTTAGCCAACGCTATGCTTACCATACTGTCGTTAACGAAGCGAGCAAACAAGGATTTGAAATTTCTGAACAACAAAAACAAGAAGACGGTTCAATTCGCTTAGTTGTGCAACGCTGGAGTGCGTAA
- a CDS encoding ferredoxin yields the protein MSDFASNPSRSGFEPELGGILRDAPERTGFEPELGGLLRQKGAYVDETTCIGCKHCAHTAPNTFYIEPNYGRARVFNQNGDSEELVEEAIDTCPVNCIHWVDFTRIKQLEEERKYQVIENLGFPQTIKRPLIKKNRKSKYNNY from the coding sequence ATGTCTGATTTTGCTTCAAATCCCTCTCGTTCTGGATTTGAACCAGAATTAGGGGGAATTTTGAGAGATGCGCCCGAAAGAACTGGGTTTGAACCAGAGTTAGGTGGATTATTGAGGCAAAAAGGTGCTTATGTCGATGAGACTACTTGTATCGGCTGCAAGCACTGCGCTCATACTGCTCCTAATACTTTTTATATCGAACCAAATTACGGACGGGCGAGAGTTTTTAATCAAAATGGAGATTCTGAAGAATTAGTTGAAGAAGCAATTGATACTTGTCCTGTTAACTGTATTCACTGGGTTGATTTTACTCGGATAAAACAACTAGAAGAAGAAAGAAAGTATCAGGTCATTGAAAATTTAGGATTTCCTCAAACAATCAAACGACCACTAATTAAAAAGAACAGAAAAAGCAAGTATAACAATTACTAA
- a CDS encoding YiaAB two helix domain protein, giving the protein MLEIRKNQDHSSAWLIQTWLSFIISITATSIGIIYLAVDTWTKGFMGMGLAFSIGSTLSLAKTQRDLHENKKLTAKIEEARVEKILAEHDSLK; this is encoded by the coding sequence ATGTTAGAAATCAGAAAAAATCAAGATCATAGTTCAGCTTGGTTGATTCAAACTTGGCTTTCTTTTATAATCTCGATTACTGCTACTTCGATTGGGATTATTTATCTTGCTGTAGATACTTGGACAAAAGGATTTATGGGAATGGGTTTAGCTTTTTCGATTGGTTCAACTCTAAGTTTAGCTAAAACACAAAGAGATTTACATGAAAATAAAAAATTAACTGCAAAAATTGAAGAAGCTAGAGTAGAAAAAATTTTAGCTGAACACGATAGTTTGAAATAA
- a CDS encoding CO2 hydration protein, producing the protein MVTTTKNKFSQSRLIEEYIQKLESGEALLQNSPTNLIEVVGILKSYGVVLDAYSNNLCYIANHQFLVLFPFFKYFNGEINSEKLLRHWWHDRINYEYAEYCMKAMFWHGGGGLDAYVDSPEFLKVVEEVIRAKFKYNPLLLGLHTIFKDFLPEHMRQMAYYSGLGQFWRVMADMFLSLSDRYDRGEIKSIPEVVQHILDGLVADAARPITYKVKVRGKEYELIPQSAGLTFLADTAVPYVEAVFFRGTPFPGTISYNAQAYQIPYDQGLFNYGALYADPLPVGSAGIPPTLLMQDMRHFLPDYLLDFYHQGIRGEGDLRVKICQSFQKSMFCVTTAAIRGLAPYPLNTTDPKEQQANRVYLKGWLKRLQDSRLVTVNN; encoded by the coding sequence ATGGTTACTACTACTAAAAATAAATTTTCTCAATCGCGTTTAATCGAAGAGTATATTCAAAAATTGGAATCGGGAGAGGCATTATTACAAAATTCTCCTACTAATTTAATTGAAGTCGTTGGCATTTTAAAAAGTTATGGTGTAGTTTTAGATGCTTATTCTAATAATCTTTGCTATATTGCCAACCATCAATTTTTAGTGTTATTTCCTTTTTTTAAATACTTTAATGGGGAAATTAATTCAGAAAAATTACTACGCCATTGGTGGCATGACAGAATTAACTATGAATATGCTGAATATTGCATGAAAGCAATGTTTTGGCATGGTGGAGGCGGTTTGGATGCCTACGTTGATTCCCCAGAATTCTTGAAAGTGGTGGAAGAAGTAATTCGGGCTAAATTTAAATACAATCCTTTATTGTTGGGTTTACATACAATCTTTAAAGATTTTTTACCCGAACATATGCGTCAAATGGCTTACTATAGCGGATTAGGGCAATTTTGGCGAGTCATGGCAGATATGTTCCTCAGTTTATCAGACCGATATGACCGCGGAGAAATTAAATCTATCCCTGAGGTTGTCCAACATATCCTTGATGGTTTAGTAGCTGATGCTGCTCGTCCGATTACCTACAAAGTCAAAGTTCGAGGTAAGGAATACGAATTAATTCCTCAATCTGCTGGCTTAACGTTTCTTGCTGATACAGCAGTACCCTATGTAGAAGCTGTCTTTTTCCGAGGAACTCCTTTTCCTGGGACGATTTCTTATAATGCTCAAGCTTATCAAATTCCTTACGATCAAGGTCTGTTCAATTATGGTGCTTTGTATGCAGATCCTTTGCCAGTTGGTAGCGCAGGTATTCCACCCACCTTGTTGATGCAGGATATGCGACACTTTTTACCTGATTATCTACTGGATTTTTATCATCAAGGAATTAGAGGCGAAGGCGATTTGCGGGTCAAAATTTGCCAAAGTTTTCAAAAATCAATGTTTTGTGTAACTACAGCAGCGATTAGAGGATTAGCACCTTATCCGCTTAATACTACCGATCCTAAAGAACAACAGGCAAATCGAGTTTATTTAAAAGGGTGGTTGAAGCGTTTACAAGATTCTCGCTTAGTTACAGTCAATAATTAA
- the ndhD4 gene encoding NADH dehydrogenase subunit 4, with protein MLSALIVIPLLGAALIGFWPQQIEVKTTRSIALVITLSTIIVNIILGLKFDPSIAQFQFSEDIAWIEWLGLNYHLGIDGLSFPLIFLNSLLTFIAVVNSKKLIERPRLYYSLLLFLSAGAAGAFLAQDLLLFFLFYELEIIPLYFLIAIWGGKRRGYAAMKFLLYTAVSGILVLASFLGLVWLTGSHTFDYETLRSHNLSLNSQLLLLAPLLVGVFIKIPIFPFHTWLPDAHVEASTPISVLLAGVLLKLGTYALLRFAVGLFLEGWVVLAPWMAILAAISALYGASCAIAQKDMKKVVAYSSIAHMAYILLGASATTRLSITASVFQMVSHGLISALLFLLVGVVYEKTGTRDVDALRGLLNPEKGLPVTGSLMILGVMASSGIPGMVGFIAEFLVFRGSFPIFPIPTLLCLVGTGLTAVYFLLVINRVFFGRLTDNLAQLPPVKWAELAPAFVLITLIFAFGIQPSWVVHWSEVQAVALLTAG; from the coding sequence ATGCTCAGTGCTTTAATCGTAATTCCTTTGCTTGGTGCAGCGTTAATTGGCTTTTGGCCTCAACAAATTGAAGTAAAAACTACTCGTTCAATTGCTTTAGTTATTACACTCAGCACGATTATTGTCAATATTATTTTGGGATTAAAATTCGATCCTAGTATTGCTCAATTTCAATTTTCGGAAGATATTGCTTGGATAGAATGGCTGGGATTAAATTATCATTTGGGCATTGATGGATTATCTTTCCCTTTGATATTTTTAAATAGTTTATTGACTTTCATTGCCGTAGTTAATAGCAAGAAGTTGATTGAAAGACCCCGATTATATTATTCGCTGTTGTTATTTCTGAGTGCAGGGGCTGCGGGAGCTTTTTTAGCCCAAGATTTATTGCTGTTTTTTCTCTTCTATGAGTTAGAAATTATTCCTCTTTATTTCTTAATTGCAATTTGGGGCGGAAAAAGAAGAGGTTATGCAGCAATGAAATTTCTGCTATATACAGCAGTTTCAGGAATTTTAGTATTAGCTTCTTTCTTAGGATTAGTATGGTTGACTGGTTCTCATACTTTTGATTATGAAACATTGCGATCGCATAATTTATCCCTCAATAGTCAACTATTATTGCTTGCACCTCTTTTAGTTGGTGTTTTTATCAAAATTCCGATTTTTCCTTTCCATACTTGGTTACCAGATGCTCACGTCGAAGCTTCGACTCCAATTTCTGTCTTACTGGCAGGAGTTTTATTAAAACTAGGCACTTATGCCTTACTTCGTTTTGCGGTCGGCTTATTCCTAGAAGGATGGGTGGTTTTAGCTCCTTGGATGGCAATTTTAGCTGCGATTAGTGCCTTGTATGGAGCATCTTGCGCGATCGCTCAAAAAGATATGAAGAAGGTGGTGGCTTATTCTTCGATTGCTCACATGGCTTATATTCTTTTGGGTGCTTCAGCTACTACTAGATTGAGTATTACTGCTTCTGTGTTTCAGATGGTTAGTCACGGTTTAATTTCTGCCCTACTCTTTTTATTGGTAGGAGTAGTGTATGAAAAAACTGGAACTCGTGATGTCGATGCCCTCAGAGGTTTATTAAATCCAGAAAAGGGGTTGCCTGTAACTGGTAGTTTAATGATTTTAGGAGTAATGGCAAGTTCGGGAATACCAGGAATGGTAGGTTTTATTGCTGAATTTTTGGTTTTTAGAGGAAGTTTTCCAATCTTTCCGATTCCTACTCTTCTTTGTTTAGTAGGAACAGGATTAACTGCTGTTTATTTTCTTTTGGTAATTAATCGAGTTTTCTTTGGTCGTTTGACAGATAATTTAGCTCAATTACCTCCAGTAAAATGGGCTGAACTCGCTCCTGCTTTTGTTTTAATTACTTTAATTTTTGCTTTTGGCATTCAACCAAGCTGGGTAGTTCATTGGAGTGAAGTACAAGCAGTTGCTTTATTGACTGCTGGTTAA
- a CDS encoding NAD(P)H dehydrogenase, subunit NdhF3 family, translated as MTDFFLQTTWIVPLYGLLGAVLTLPWSLGIIRKTGPRPATYLNLLMTIIALIHGSIVFNIIWTQPTQQIIFHWLKVADLDLTLAIELSPVSIGALQLVTGISLLAQIYALGYMEKDWSLARFFGLMGLFEGALSGIALSDSLLLSYALLELLTLCTYLLVGFWYAQPLVVTAARDAFLTKRVGDIILLMGLVALSAYGAGLNFSQLENWANTFPLTPLASALLGLSLIAGPTGKCAQFPLNLWLDEAMEGPNPAGIMRNSIVVSAGAYVLIKLQPVFTLSPVSSDVLIILGTVTAIGTSLMAIAQIDIKRALSHSTSAYLGLVFIAVGLGQVDIAFLLLFTHAVAKALLFMSAGSIILTTSNQNVTEMGGLWSRMPATTMAFVVGSTGLVAFMPMGMFWTFHRWFNGSWEVDWWLLGVLLFVNALSALNLTRVFRLVFLGEPQMKTRRAPEVPWPMALPMVSLTILVLVAPAAPIRWPLWLSPTTPLALGEETIIQLATPLLIISGLVGCIIGATLHLHKAWARPTQMVWRFFQDLFAYDFYIDRFYQLTVVAAVANLAKLTAWIDRYVVDGAVNLVSLFTLFSGNALKYNVSGQSQFYMLTILVGVSLLLWSVLSGQWSIVTNYWSSLINQ; from the coding sequence ATGACTGACTTTTTTTTACAAACTACTTGGATTGTCCCTCTATACGGTCTTTTAGGGGCTGTTTTGACTTTACCTTGGTCTTTGGGTATTATCCGCAAAACAGGACCTAGACCAGCAACTTATCTCAATTTATTGATGACGATAATAGCGTTAATTCATGGCTCTATTGTCTTCAATATAATTTGGACTCAACCAACTCAACAAATAATTTTCCATTGGCTAAAAGTAGCAGATTTAGATTTGACCTTAGCGATTGAACTTTCTCCTGTAAGTATTGGAGCATTACAGTTAGTAACAGGCATCAGTTTGCTAGCTCAAATTTATGCTCTTGGTTATATGGAAAAAGATTGGTCGTTAGCTCGTTTCTTTGGTTTGATGGGTTTGTTTGAAGGTGCTTTAAGCGGTATTGCTTTAAGTGATTCTTTACTACTAAGTTATGCCTTATTAGAGTTACTAACTTTATGTACTTATTTATTGGTAGGTTTTTGGTATGCTCAACCGTTAGTAGTTACAGCAGCTAGAGATGCCTTTTTAACCAAACGGGTGGGCGATATTATCCTACTGATGGGTTTAGTCGCACTTTCTGCCTATGGCGCAGGATTAAATTTTTCTCAGTTAGAAAATTGGGCTAATACTTTTCCTTTAACACCATTAGCTTCGGCTTTATTAGGATTATCTTTAATTGCAGGACCAACAGGAAAATGCGCTCAGTTTCCTCTGAATTTGTGGTTAGATGAGGCTATGGAAGGGCCTAACCCGGCCGGAATCATGAGAAATTCGATTGTTGTGTCGGCAGGTGCTTATGTGCTGATTAAATTACAGCCTGTTTTTACCCTTTCTCCTGTTTCTTCTGATGTTTTAATTATTTTGGGAACAGTCACCGCCATTGGAACTTCTTTAATGGCGATCGCGCAAATTGATATTAAGCGAGCTTTATCTCATTCTACTAGTGCTTACCTAGGATTAGTTTTTATTGCAGTAGGACTAGGGCAAGTAGATATTGCCTTTTTACTGCTATTTACTCATGCAGTTGCCAAAGCCTTGCTCTTTATGAGTGCAGGGTCGATTATTTTAACTACTAGTAATCAAAACGTGACTGAAATGGGAGGATTGTGGTCACGGATGCCTGCTACTACGATGGCTTTTGTAGTTGGTAGTACAGGATTGGTTGCTTTCATGCCAATGGGTATGTTTTGGACTTTCCACCGATGGTTTAATGGTTCGTGGGAAGTAGATTGGTGGTTACTGGGAGTTTTATTATTTGTTAATGCTCTGTCTGCCTTAAATTTGACCAGAGTATTTCGCTTAGTTTTTCTGGGCGAACCACAAATGAAAACCCGTCGCGCGCCTGAAGTACCTTGGCCGATGGCATTACCGATGGTATCTTTAACGATTTTAGTTTTGGTAGCACCAGCAGCACCAATTAGATGGCCTTTGTGGTTAAGTCCGACTACTCCTCTAGCGTTGGGAGAGGAAACTATTATTCAATTAGCCACACCTCTTTTGATAATTTCTGGGTTAGTAGGTTGTATTATAGGCGCAACACTTCATTTACACAAAGCTTGGGCTAGACCAACTCAGATGGTTTGGAGATTTTTCCAAGATTTATTTGCTTACGATTTTTATATAGACCGTTTTTATCAATTGACTGTAGTAGCAGCAGTTGCTAATCTCGCTAAGTTGACGGCTTGGATTGATCGCTATGTGGTAGATGGTGCAGTAAATTTAGTGAGTCTCTTTACCCTCTTTAGTGGAAACGCTCTCAAATACAACGTTTCTGGGCAGTCTCAATTTTATATGCTGACGATTCTGGTAGGTGTTAGTCTGCTGCTGTGGTCGGTACTTAGTGGTCAATGGTCAATTGTTACCAATTATTGGTCATCTCTCATCAATCAATAA
- a CDS encoding microcompartments protein — MPIAVGMIETLGFPAVVEAADAMVKAARVTLVGYEKIGTGRVTVIVRGDVSEVQASVSAGIEAANRVNGGEVLSTHIIARPHENLEYVLPIRYTEEVEQFRTY; from the coding sequence ATGCCAATTGCAGTAGGAATGATAGAAACCTTAGGTTTTCCAGCAGTAGTAGAAGCTGCTGATGCTATGGTTAAAGCAGCTCGTGTTACTTTAGTCGGCTACGAAAAAATCGGTACAGGACGAGTAACTGTAATCGTACGAGGAGACGTATCAGAAGTACAAGCTTCTGTTTCAGCAGGAATTGAAGCTGCTAACAGAGTTAATGGTGGAGAAGTACTGTCTACTCACATTATCGCTCGTCCTCATGAAAACCTAGAATACGTTCTGCCAATACGCTACACCGAAGAAGTAGAGCAGTTCCGAACCTACTAA
- a CDS encoding microcompartments protein, whose amino-acid sequence MSIAVGMIETLGFPAVVEAADAMVKAARVTLVGYEKIGTGRVTVIVRGDVSEVQASVAAGIENVSRVNGGKVLSTHIIARPHENLEYVLPIRYTEEVEQFRSY is encoded by the coding sequence ATGTCCATTGCAGTAGGAATGATTGAAACCTTGGGTTTCCCAGCAGTAGTAGAAGCTGCTGACGCAATGGTTAAAGCAGCTCGTGTTACTTTAGTCGGCTACGAAAAAATCGGTACAGGACGAGTAACTGTAATCGTGCGAGGAGACGTATCAGAAGTACAAGCTTCCGTTGCTGCGGGAATTGAAAACGTCAGCAGAGTTAACGGTGGAAAAGTACTGTCTACTCACATTATCGCCCGTCCTCATGAAAACCTAGAATACGTTCTGCCAATACGCTACACCGAAGAAGTAGAGCAGTTTAGATCTTACTAG
- the ccmK_2 gene encoding Carbon dioxide concentrating mechanism protein yields the protein MSIAVGMIETLGFPAVVEAADAMVKAARVTLVGYEKIGTGRVTVIVRGDVSEVQASVSAGIENVRRVNGGSVLSHHIIARPHENLEYVLPIRYTEAVEQFRESVNPQPLRRP from the coding sequence ATGTCCATTGCCGTAGGGATGATTGAAACCTTGGGTTTCCCAGCAGTAGTAGAAGCTGCTGACGCGATGGTAAAAGCAGCTCGTGTTACTTTAGTTGGCTACGAGAAAATTGGTACAGGACGAGTAACTGTAATCGTGCGAGGAGATGTATCAGAAGTACAAGCTTCCGTTTCGGCTGGAATTGAAAACGTCAGACGAGTTAATGGTGGTAGCGTTTTGTCTCATCACATCATCGCCCGTCCTCACGAAAATTTAGAATATGTTCTCCCCATTCGTTATACCGAAGCCGTTGAACAATTTAGAGAAAGTGTCAATCCTCAGCCCTTAAGAAGACCATAA
- a CDS encoding Ethanolamine utilization protein EutN/carboxysome structural protein Ccml: protein MQIAKVRGTVVSTHKSSSMTGVKLLLVQYIDEQGQLLPKYEVAGDTVGAGVNEWVLVSRGGAARTETGHERRPLDAIVVGIIDTVSVDNRPLYSKKEAERFL from the coding sequence ATGCAAATCGCTAAAGTTCGTGGCACAGTAGTTAGCACCCACAAATCATCTAGCATGACGGGGGTTAAGTTGTTGTTAGTTCAGTATATTGATGAGCAAGGACAACTTTTACCAAAATATGAAGTTGCTGGAGATACAGTTGGTGCTGGTGTCAATGAATGGGTTCTAGTGAGTAGAGGTGGTGCTGCTCGGACTGAAACTGGACACGAACGTCGACCGCTAGATGCGATTGTAGTGGGAATTATAGATACAGTAAGTGTAGATAATCGACCGCTTTACAGTAAAAAAGAAGCAGAACGTTTTTTGTGA